One Glycine max cultivar Williams 82 chromosome 4, Glycine_max_v4.0, whole genome shotgun sequence DNA segment encodes these proteins:
- the LOC100816458 gene encoding uncharacterized protein — protein MAVPATSSAPVLRPIRTNHSFSSPFRSLPSPAARKPLTVFAMAPKKKVNKYNDKWKKEWFGAGIFYEGSEEVEVDVFKKIEKRKVLSNVEKAGLLSKAEDLGFTLSSIEKLGVFSKAEELGLLSLLDRAASFSPSLLASAALPAFVAAIAAIVLIPDDSATLVAVQAVVAAALGVGAVGLFVGSVVLGGLQEAD, from the exons ATGGCGGTCCCTGCTACATCCTCAGCCCCTGTCCTTCGACCCATCCGCACCAATCACTCCTTCTCTTCCCCTTTCCGCTCTCTCCCCTCTCCCGCCGCCAGAAAACCCCTAACCGTCTTCGCCATGGCCCCCAAAAAGAAG GTGAACAAGTACAATGATAAGTGGAAGAAGGAGTGGTTTGGAGCGGGGATATTCTACGAGGGAAGCGAGGAGGTGGAGGTGGACGTGTTCAAGAAGATAGAGAAGAGGAAGGTTTTGAGCAACGTGGAGAAAGCTGGCTTGCTCTCCAAGGCAGAGGACTTGGGATTCACGCTCTCTTCCATAGAGAAGCTCGGCGTCTTCTCCAAAGCCGAGGAGCTCGGCTTGCTCAGCTTGCTCGACCGAGCCGCCAGCTTCTCCCCCTCCCTCCTCGCCTCCGCCGCCCTCCCCGCCTTCGTCGCTGCCATTGCCGCCATTGTGCTCATTCCCGACGACTCTGCCACCCTCGTCGCCGTCCAGGCTGTTGTTGCTGCCGCGCTCGGCGTCGGAGCCGTCGGGCTTTTCGTTGGCTCCGTCGTGCTCGGCGGCTTGCAAGAGGCTGATTGA